In one window of Clavelina lepadiformis chromosome 4, kaClaLepa1.1, whole genome shotgun sequence DNA:
- the LOC143451682 gene encoding uncharacterized protein LOC143451682: MALGKGKKADVKKKEIPERREKAILSVAAEAAKRCKSEKERAEYIKLELDDRFGGPWNVVVGKKFGGVITYIPGHFMYFSLKDMNHLVYNTRNMKGPGHFKNT, from the exons atggcCCTG GGCAAAGGAAAGAAAGCAGATGtcaaaaagaaagaaataccTGAAAGGAGAGAAAAGGCCATATTGTCTGTTGCTGCAGAAGCAGCAAAACGTTGCAAG TCAGAGAAAGAAAGGGCCGAGTACATCAAACTGGAATTGGATGATAGATTTGGTGGTCCATGGAATGTGGTTGtaggaaaaaagtttggagGAGTGATAACATATATACCAG GTCACTTCATGTATTTCAGCCTAAAAGATATGAATCATTTGGTGTATAACACCAGAAACATGAAAGGACCAGGCCATTTCAAAAACACGTAG